In one window of Dermochelys coriacea isolate rDerCor1 chromosome 3, rDerCor1.pri.v4, whole genome shotgun sequence DNA:
- the FAM161A gene encoding protein FAM161A isoform X2 — MDAAHRAALLTASCLRTPVNPRTRAPLALYERERRPPAAAEQQDDFDLDSYTETRQSPTVTGNCEDWIDFPKMCHSNQEYYLKLEELKNAHLETMAKLENMYQNKLHLKGVQPLDNKDAAPSLCYRSIWDKSSFQPLNLHKSFSEPDLNNLSYSSLSDAELELEEENGSETGSLTFAKEQIEKMWDGFSVEDYVYHTKHSLPNSPTFKMMGKKQKEWSPKVTVPKPFQMTIREAKKKQQNVKSKSQIEMENNLLKKQLEEEAECQKKFRANPVPASVFLPLYHEIMERNEERRKFVKERSKDMLLASQRPFQFIKREEQRKEIRKMQLKDLSLPERKTKLFQAKPVPKSVYSPAINDKLKEEELYREIRIQMRAEELLHNSSLPNSRLARRTIYKQRKQKCNQQKEELEHKPKIKSRVPDFETLHQKFQNRLLKQKLVKHITVCEPFNLRTPHIPSNKGKILQDIQADEEKLKETRWPYASPRCKPRMRCSSANSSPLGPEESKSPRITESTKRRIQAIRKSLEEKRKLEEEQKRIRAKQKQRVKKLQKLITTRAEANDPHQSLARMSKSKLKIIRKHEKQRMQEYLQEREEMEERVNQRPLLLERATQKNARIAAEKHYSDILRELGICEDFLSKKSQTAKLLDHSNAKGFGSCTEDRESLNEDIVQERESWDGEKVNLQSDQSCEEAEEEKASSQSDHDHEDVVECEDKYEDGLEEKPSKAEAN; from the exons GATGATTTTGACTTGGACAGTTATACTGAGACACGGCAAAGCCCCACTGTAACTGGGAATTGTGAGGACTGGATAGACTTTCCCAAAATGTGCCACTCAAACCAGGAATACTACTTGAAGCTGGAAGAGCTGAAGAATGCCCACCTGGAAACTATGGCAAAACTGGAAAACATGTATCAGAATAAGCTGCATTTGAAAGGAGTACAGCCCCTGGACAATAAGGATGCTGCTCCTAGTTTGTGTTATAG atCAATATGGGATAAGAGCTCATTTCAGcctctgaatttgcataaatcttTTTCTGAGCCTGACTTAAATAATCTGTCCTATTCAAGTTTGTCTGATGCAGAATTAGAGTTGGAGGAAGAAAATGGTAGTGAAACTGGGTCACTGACATTTGCTAAGGAGCAGATTGAAAAAATGTGGGATGGGTTTTCTGTGGAGGACTATGTCTATCACACTAAACATAGTTTACCAAATTCACcaacattcaaaatgatggggAAGAAGCAGAAAGAGTGGTCACCAAAGGTCACTGTGCCTAAGCCTTTCCAGATGACTATTCGAGAAGCTAAGAAAAAACAACAGAATGTCAAATCAAAGTCACAGatagaaatggaaaataatttattGAAGAAACAACTAGAGGAAGAAGCAGAGTGTCAAAAGAAATTCAGAGCTAATCCCGTGCCTGCTTCTGTCTTCCTTCCGCTCTATCATGAAATAATGGAAAGAAATGAAGAACGCAGGAAgtttgtgaaagagagaagcaAAGATATGCTTTTGGCCTCTCAGAGACCATTTCAGTTTATCAAGAGGGAGGAGCAAAGGAAAGAAATTAGGAAAATGCAATTAAAAGACCTTTCATTgcctgaaaggaaaacaaaattattcCAAGCAAAACCTGTCCCTAAATCTGTTTACAGTCCAGCCATTAATGATAAGTTAAAAGAAGAAGAGCTCTATAGAGAAATTAGGATCCAAATGAGAGCTGAAGAGTTGCTACATAATTCATCTCTTCCCAATAGCAGATTGGCTCGTAGAACTATCTATAAACAGAGGAAACAAAAGTGCAATCAACAGAAAGAAGAACTGGAGCATAAACCAAAGATCAAATCTAGGGTTCCAGACTTTGAAACACTACACCAAAAATTCCAGAATAGGCTCCTGAAACAGAAACTTGTGAAACACATCACAGTTTGTGAACCCTTCAATCTTCGTACTCCACATATCCCATCCAACAAAGGGAAGATTCTGCAGGACATTCAAGCagatgaagaaaaattaaaagaaacacgCTGGCCATACGCCTCTCCAAGATGCAAACCTCGAATGAGGTGTTCAAGTGCAAATTCATCTCCCTTAGGACCTGAGGAATCTAAATCTCCAAGAATCACAGAGTCTACGAAAAGACGAATACAAGCTATAAG GAAATCActtgaggaaaagagaaagctGGAAGAAGAGCAAAAAAGGATCAGAGCAAAGCAGAAACAAAGAGTGAAAAAACTGCAAAAACTTATAACAACTCGGGCTGAGGCCAATGACCCACATCAGAGCCTAGCTCGGATGTCTAaatccaaattaaaaataatcag GAAACATGAGAAGCAGAGAATGCAAGAGTATCTGCAGGAGCGGgaagaaatggaagaaagagtAAACCAGAGGCCATTGCTTTTGGAAAGAGCCACTCAG aaaaATGCCAGAATAGCAGCAGAAAAGCATTACTCTGATATACTGAGAGAACTGGGGATTTGTGAGGACTTCCTttcaaaaaaaagtcaaactgcTAAATTGCTGGACCACTCCAATGCTAAAGGCTTTGGAAGCTGCACTGAAGACAGAGAAAG tcTTAATGAAGATATAGTTCAAGAAAGAGAATCCTGGGATGGGGAGAAGGTAAATCTGCAATCTGACCAATCTTGTGAGGAGGCGGAAGAGGAGAAGGCAAGCTCTCAGTCTGACCA TGATCATGAGGATGTTGTGGAATGTGAGGATAAATATGAAGATGGTTTAGAAGAAAAACCTAGTAAGGCTGAAGCTAACTGA
- the FAM161A gene encoding protein FAM161A isoform X1: MDAAHRAALLTASCLRTPVNPRTRAPLALYERERRPPAAAEQQDDFDLDSYTETRQSPTVTGNCEDWIDFPKMCHSNQEYYLKLEELKNAHLETMAKLENMYQNKLHLKGVQPLDNKDAAPSLCYRSIWDKSSFQPLNLHKSFSEPDLNNLSYSSLSDAELELEEENGSETGSLTFAKEQIEKMWDGFSVEDYVYHTKHSLPNSPTFKMMGKKQKEWSPKVTVPKPFQMTIREAKKKQQNVKSKSQIEMENNLLKKQLEEEAECQKKFRANPVPASVFLPLYHEIMERNEERRKFVKERSKDMLLASQRPFQFIKREEQRKEIRKMQLKDLSLPERKTKLFQAKPVPKSVYSPAINDKLKEEELYREIRIQMRAEELLHNSSLPNSRLARRTIYKQRKQKCNQQKEELEHKPKIKSRVPDFETLHQKFQNRLLKQKLVKHITVCEPFNLRTPHIPSNKGKILQDIQADEEKLKETRWPYASPRCKPRMRCSSANSSPLGPEESKSPRITESTKRRIQAIRKSLEEKRKLEEEQKRIRAKQKQRVKKLQKLITTRAEANDPHQSLARMSKSKLKIIRKHEKQRMQEYLQEREEMEERVNQRPLLLERATQKNARIAAEKHYSDILRELGICEDFLSKKSQTAKLLDHSNAKGFGSCTEDRESLNEDIVQERESWDGEKVNLQSDQSCEEAEEEKASSQSDQSWEEEEKASSQSDRSCEEEEKASSQSDHEDVVECEDKYEDGLEEKPSKAEAN, encoded by the exons GATGATTTTGACTTGGACAGTTATACTGAGACACGGCAAAGCCCCACTGTAACTGGGAATTGTGAGGACTGGATAGACTTTCCCAAAATGTGCCACTCAAACCAGGAATACTACTTGAAGCTGGAAGAGCTGAAGAATGCCCACCTGGAAACTATGGCAAAACTGGAAAACATGTATCAGAATAAGCTGCATTTGAAAGGAGTACAGCCCCTGGACAATAAGGATGCTGCTCCTAGTTTGTGTTATAG atCAATATGGGATAAGAGCTCATTTCAGcctctgaatttgcataaatcttTTTCTGAGCCTGACTTAAATAATCTGTCCTATTCAAGTTTGTCTGATGCAGAATTAGAGTTGGAGGAAGAAAATGGTAGTGAAACTGGGTCACTGACATTTGCTAAGGAGCAGATTGAAAAAATGTGGGATGGGTTTTCTGTGGAGGACTATGTCTATCACACTAAACATAGTTTACCAAATTCACcaacattcaaaatgatggggAAGAAGCAGAAAGAGTGGTCACCAAAGGTCACTGTGCCTAAGCCTTTCCAGATGACTATTCGAGAAGCTAAGAAAAAACAACAGAATGTCAAATCAAAGTCACAGatagaaatggaaaataatttattGAAGAAACAACTAGAGGAAGAAGCAGAGTGTCAAAAGAAATTCAGAGCTAATCCCGTGCCTGCTTCTGTCTTCCTTCCGCTCTATCATGAAATAATGGAAAGAAATGAAGAACGCAGGAAgtttgtgaaagagagaagcaAAGATATGCTTTTGGCCTCTCAGAGACCATTTCAGTTTATCAAGAGGGAGGAGCAAAGGAAAGAAATTAGGAAAATGCAATTAAAAGACCTTTCATTgcctgaaaggaaaacaaaattattcCAAGCAAAACCTGTCCCTAAATCTGTTTACAGTCCAGCCATTAATGATAAGTTAAAAGAAGAAGAGCTCTATAGAGAAATTAGGATCCAAATGAGAGCTGAAGAGTTGCTACATAATTCATCTCTTCCCAATAGCAGATTGGCTCGTAGAACTATCTATAAACAGAGGAAACAAAAGTGCAATCAACAGAAAGAAGAACTGGAGCATAAACCAAAGATCAAATCTAGGGTTCCAGACTTTGAAACACTACACCAAAAATTCCAGAATAGGCTCCTGAAACAGAAACTTGTGAAACACATCACAGTTTGTGAACCCTTCAATCTTCGTACTCCACATATCCCATCCAACAAAGGGAAGATTCTGCAGGACATTCAAGCagatgaagaaaaattaaaagaaacacgCTGGCCATACGCCTCTCCAAGATGCAAACCTCGAATGAGGTGTTCAAGTGCAAATTCATCTCCCTTAGGACCTGAGGAATCTAAATCTCCAAGAATCACAGAGTCTACGAAAAGACGAATACAAGCTATAAG GAAATCActtgaggaaaagagaaagctGGAAGAAGAGCAAAAAAGGATCAGAGCAAAGCAGAAACAAAGAGTGAAAAAACTGCAAAAACTTATAACAACTCGGGCTGAGGCCAATGACCCACATCAGAGCCTAGCTCGGATGTCTAaatccaaattaaaaataatcag GAAACATGAGAAGCAGAGAATGCAAGAGTATCTGCAGGAGCGGgaagaaatggaagaaagagtAAACCAGAGGCCATTGCTTTTGGAAAGAGCCACTCAG aaaaATGCCAGAATAGCAGCAGAAAAGCATTACTCTGATATACTGAGAGAACTGGGGATTTGTGAGGACTTCCTttcaaaaaaaagtcaaactgcTAAATTGCTGGACCACTCCAATGCTAAAGGCTTTGGAAGCTGCACTGAAGACAGAGAAAG tcTTAATGAAGATATAGTTCAAGAAAGAGAATCCTGGGATGGGGAGAAGGTAAATCTGCAATCTGACCAATCTTGTGAGGAGGCGGAAGAGGAGAAGGCAAGCTCTCAGTCTGACCAAtcctgggaggaagaggagaaagcaaGCTCACAATCTGACCGATCctgtgaggaagaggagaaagcaaGCTCACAGTCTGATCATGAGGATGTTGTGGAATGTGAGGATAAATATGAAGATGGTTTAGAAGAAAAACCTAGTAAGGCTGAAGCTAACTGA
- the FAM161A gene encoding protein FAM161A isoform X3, translating to MDAAHRAALLTASCLRTPVNPRTRAPLALYERERRPPAAAEQQDDFDLDSYTETRQSPTVTGNCEDWIDFPKMCHSNQEYYLKLEELKNAHLETMAKLENMYQNKLHLKGVQPLDNKDAAPSLCYRSIWDKSSFQPLNLHKSFSEPDLNNLSYSSLSDAELELEEENGSETGSLTFAKEQIEKMWDGFSVEDYVYHTKHSLPNSPTFKMMGKKQKEWSPKVTVPKPFQMTIREAKKKQQNVKSKSQIEMENNLLKKQLEEEAECQKKFRANPVPASVFLPLYHEIMERNEERRKFVKERSKDMLLASQRPFQFIKREEQRKEIRKMQLKDLSLPERKTKLFQAKPVPKSVYSPAINDKLKEEELYREIRIQMRAEELLHNSSLPNSRLARRTIYKQRKQKCNQQKEELEHKPKIKSRVPDFETLHQKFQNRLLKQKLVKHITVCEPFNLRTPHIPSNKGKILQDIQADEEKLKETRWPYASPRCKPRMRCSSANSSPLGPEESKSPRITESTKRRIQAIRKHEKQRMQEYLQEREEMEERVNQRPLLLERATQKNARIAAEKHYSDILRELGICEDFLSKKSQTAKLLDHSNAKGFGSCTEDRESLNEDIVQERESWDGEKVNLQSDQSCEEAEEEKASSQSDQSWEEEEKASSQSDRSCEEEEKASSQSDHEDVVECEDKYEDGLEEKPSKAEAN from the exons GATGATTTTGACTTGGACAGTTATACTGAGACACGGCAAAGCCCCACTGTAACTGGGAATTGTGAGGACTGGATAGACTTTCCCAAAATGTGCCACTCAAACCAGGAATACTACTTGAAGCTGGAAGAGCTGAAGAATGCCCACCTGGAAACTATGGCAAAACTGGAAAACATGTATCAGAATAAGCTGCATTTGAAAGGAGTACAGCCCCTGGACAATAAGGATGCTGCTCCTAGTTTGTGTTATAG atCAATATGGGATAAGAGCTCATTTCAGcctctgaatttgcataaatcttTTTCTGAGCCTGACTTAAATAATCTGTCCTATTCAAGTTTGTCTGATGCAGAATTAGAGTTGGAGGAAGAAAATGGTAGTGAAACTGGGTCACTGACATTTGCTAAGGAGCAGATTGAAAAAATGTGGGATGGGTTTTCTGTGGAGGACTATGTCTATCACACTAAACATAGTTTACCAAATTCACcaacattcaaaatgatggggAAGAAGCAGAAAGAGTGGTCACCAAAGGTCACTGTGCCTAAGCCTTTCCAGATGACTATTCGAGAAGCTAAGAAAAAACAACAGAATGTCAAATCAAAGTCACAGatagaaatggaaaataatttattGAAGAAACAACTAGAGGAAGAAGCAGAGTGTCAAAAGAAATTCAGAGCTAATCCCGTGCCTGCTTCTGTCTTCCTTCCGCTCTATCATGAAATAATGGAAAGAAATGAAGAACGCAGGAAgtttgtgaaagagagaagcaAAGATATGCTTTTGGCCTCTCAGAGACCATTTCAGTTTATCAAGAGGGAGGAGCAAAGGAAAGAAATTAGGAAAATGCAATTAAAAGACCTTTCATTgcctgaaaggaaaacaaaattattcCAAGCAAAACCTGTCCCTAAATCTGTTTACAGTCCAGCCATTAATGATAAGTTAAAAGAAGAAGAGCTCTATAGAGAAATTAGGATCCAAATGAGAGCTGAAGAGTTGCTACATAATTCATCTCTTCCCAATAGCAGATTGGCTCGTAGAACTATCTATAAACAGAGGAAACAAAAGTGCAATCAACAGAAAGAAGAACTGGAGCATAAACCAAAGATCAAATCTAGGGTTCCAGACTTTGAAACACTACACCAAAAATTCCAGAATAGGCTCCTGAAACAGAAACTTGTGAAACACATCACAGTTTGTGAACCCTTCAATCTTCGTACTCCACATATCCCATCCAACAAAGGGAAGATTCTGCAGGACATTCAAGCagatgaagaaaaattaaaagaaacacgCTGGCCATACGCCTCTCCAAGATGCAAACCTCGAATGAGGTGTTCAAGTGCAAATTCATCTCCCTTAGGACCTGAGGAATCTAAATCTCCAAGAATCACAGAGTCTACGAAAAGACGAATACAAGCTATAAG GAAACATGAGAAGCAGAGAATGCAAGAGTATCTGCAGGAGCGGgaagaaatggaagaaagagtAAACCAGAGGCCATTGCTTTTGGAAAGAGCCACTCAG aaaaATGCCAGAATAGCAGCAGAAAAGCATTACTCTGATATACTGAGAGAACTGGGGATTTGTGAGGACTTCCTttcaaaaaaaagtcaaactgcTAAATTGCTGGACCACTCCAATGCTAAAGGCTTTGGAAGCTGCACTGAAGACAGAGAAAG tcTTAATGAAGATATAGTTCAAGAAAGAGAATCCTGGGATGGGGAGAAGGTAAATCTGCAATCTGACCAATCTTGTGAGGAGGCGGAAGAGGAGAAGGCAAGCTCTCAGTCTGACCAAtcctgggaggaagaggagaaagcaaGCTCACAATCTGACCGATCctgtgaggaagaggagaaagcaaGCTCACAGTCTGATCATGAGGATGTTGTGGAATGTGAGGATAAATATGAAGATGGTTTAGAAGAAAAACCTAGTAAGGCTGAAGCTAACTGA